Proteins from one Bdellovibrio svalbardensis genomic window:
- a CDS encoding heavy-metal-associated domain-containing protein, which produces MLLALSALFISQAALAETITYNVEGMHCGSCAKMIHSKVCTMDGMDKCEVTMGKVVISPKAGIKFTQEQIQSAVSKAGDYKVTGSNISK; this is translated from the coding sequence ATGCTATTAGCCCTCTCTGCCCTCTTCATTTCTCAAGCAGCCCTAGCTGAGACTATCACCTACAACGTTGAAGGTATGCACTGTGGAAGCTGCGCTAAGATGATTCACTCAAAAGTCTGCACAATGGATGGCATGGACAAATGTGAAGTTACAATGGGCAAAGTTGTGATCTCTCCAAAAGCGGGAATCAAGTTCACTCAAGAACAAATTCAGTCCGCAGTTTCAAAAGCTGGCGACTATAAAGTGACTGGTTCTAACATTAGTAAATAA
- a CDS encoding nuclear transport factor 2 family protein, with product MTLLSANDRFEILDLCSRYNRCLDNADEEGVMDCWARSGITFESPGGKFTNWEQLRKHLGKELHGGSLSGKRMVMFNMVVSDGGSIDHAIVDSEYLVINTSDHQIIETGSFKQDKVTRTSMGWRFQNRVQKADVVAQTRPIHRPAEVHPS from the coding sequence ATGACTTTACTCTCTGCCAATGATCGTTTTGAAATTTTAGATCTATGTTCTCGTTACAATCGCTGTTTAGATAATGCCGATGAAGAAGGTGTTATGGATTGCTGGGCACGAAGTGGAATCACTTTTGAAAGTCCGGGCGGCAAGTTCACAAATTGGGAACAACTGCGCAAGCACCTGGGAAAAGAACTTCACGGAGGAAGCCTTAGCGGCAAGCGCATGGTGATGTTCAATATGGTCGTCAGTGACGGCGGAAGCATTGACCACGCCATCGTTGATTCTGAATACTTGGTCATCAACACCAGTGATCACCAAATCATCGAGACGGGTTCATTTAAGCAAGATAAAGTGACGCGCACCTCAATGGGCTGGCGATTCCAAAATCGGGTCCAAAAGGCCGATGTCGTTGCACAAACACGTCCCATCCATCGTCCAGCGGAAGTCCACCCTTCGTAG
- the orn gene encoding oligoribonuclease, which produces MNKLFWLDMEMTGLDIDKEVIIEVAAIVTDLNFAELETFETVVKQPQKYLDAMDAWNKEHHGKSGLTAKVPNGMPADQVEAKLVDMIKKYFPDPKDRPVLAGNSIMQDRLFINKYMPDFAGRLHYRMVDVSSWKVIINNKFNYVYQKSNKHRALDDIRESIQELRHYCDNLSFKK; this is translated from the coding sequence ATGAATAAACTTTTTTGGCTCGATATGGAGATGACAGGTCTCGATATCGATAAAGAAGTGATCATCGAAGTGGCCGCGATCGTAACAGATCTGAACTTCGCCGAACTTGAAACCTTTGAAACCGTCGTGAAACAACCACAGAAATATCTGGATGCGATGGATGCTTGGAATAAAGAGCATCACGGCAAATCCGGTTTGACTGCTAAAGTTCCAAACGGAATGCCTGCAGATCAAGTTGAAGCCAAGCTGGTCGACATGATTAAGAAATACTTCCCCGATCCAAAAGATCGTCCGGTGCTTGCGGGTAATTCCATCATGCAAGATCGTCTTTTCATCAATAAGTACATGCCGGATTTTGCAGGTCGCCTGCACTATCGCATGGTCGATGTGTCTTCTTGGAAAGTGATCATCAATAACAAGTTCAACTATGTTTATCAGAAATCCAATAAACATCGTGCACTGGATGACATCCGTGAAAGCATCCAAGAACTTCGTCACTATTGTGATAATCTAAGTTTTAAAAAATAA
- a CDS encoding response regulator translates to MSTGRLLIIDDESELREVLIAILEDTTTEILQAANGAEGIQLLQSHKFDAVLSDEKMPKKSGLDVLKWMRANEIETPFIMHTGYGQKEMVQEAQRLGVFAFIDKPWNERLLIETVQKALKTGQMAVKA, encoded by the coding sequence ATGAGCACAGGCCGCCTTCTTATCATCGACGACGAATCTGAATTGCGCGAAGTACTGATCGCAATTTTAGAAGACACCACCACAGAGATTCTTCAAGCTGCCAATGGCGCCGAAGGCATTCAACTTTTACAATCACATAAATTCGATGCCGTACTTTCTGACGAAAAGATGCCGAAGAAATCCGGCTTGGATGTTCTGAAGTGGATGCGCGCGAATGAAATCGAGACTCCGTTTATCATGCACACAGGCTATGGCCAAAAAGAGATGGTGCAAGAGGCTCAACGTTTGGGCGTCTTTGCTTTCATCGACAAGCCTTGGAACGAACGTCTTCTAATCGAAACTGTTCAAAAAGCTCTTAAAACAGGGCAGATGGCCGTTAAAGCCTAA